In Verrucomicrobiota bacterium, the sequence ATGCAGACGTTCCATGCGGCCGGGCCTGAAAACCTTGGGCGACTGCGCGCGCTGCTCGCCTTGACGTGATTCGTCCGCCAGCCAAGCCTTTCTTGCTTCGTGTTGCGGATACACGAACCTGCTCCTGCTCCTGATGCTGGCGTCTGGAGCACCGCCGCAACGAACAGGGTACTCCGCATACTGACAAGGAACGCGAGAACATCGAGCCGAACATGCCGCTCAGTGAACCGCCATGCCCGAGTTCCCGTCTCCATCCGCACGCGCGTTCCGAGCTACAGGCTCAACGCTAGAGGGGCATTTGGACGATGCGGTAGCGTTTGTCGAGGCGGCCGCCCATCTTCTCGAGCGGCTTGTTGATCATGTGGTTGTCTTCGAGCGTCCAACCCATCTCGGAGGTGCGGAATCCGGCGGCCACGGTGCGACGGACGATCTCGACGAGGAACACGCTCTCGATGCCGCGTTTCTGATACGCCTTGCGCGTGCCGAGGGTGATGGTGCGGAGCGCGGTGAGCTTCTTCACACCGAACATGAGCCTGAAGAGGCCCGTCGGGAACAGGCGCCCGTTCATGCGGGCGAGGATCTTGTTGACGTCGGGCAGCGAGATACAGAACGCGATTGGCTCGCCGTCCCTCTCCGCGAGCTGCACGCATGCCGGGCGCACGAGCGGTCTAAGGTCCTTGGCGAAGTGGTCGAACTCGCGATCGGTCATCGGCACAAAGCCCCAGTTGCGGCTCCAGGCGTCGTTGTAGACCGCCTTGATTCGTGCAACTTCGTTGGCGTAGTCCTTCAGGTTGATATCGCGGATCGTGAAGCCCGCCCGCTCGCGGATCCGGTCGGCCAGCGCCTCGTAGCGTGAGAGGTCAACGACCTCGGTGTCGACGTGCCAAGCGAGCAGGTCCATGGCCTTCTCGAACCCGAAGC encodes:
- a CDS encoding N-acetyltransferase; translation: MTRTRTSASAPSAVIEVRPVRSRREFRAFIRLPWRLYADSPCWVPPLLVSEKARFDPRKNPYLEHATVQLFLAWHGGEPVGRIAAHVNHAHNQYWHDEVGFFGFFECIDEYAVAKALWLTAAEWLSERGRSLMRGPMNFSTNEELGFLADGFDKLPAVMMPYTHAYYLDFAARFGFEKAMDLLAWHVDTEVVDLSRYEALADRIRERAGFTIRDINLKDYANEVARIKAVYNDAWSRNWGFVPMTDREFDHFAKDLRPLVRPACVQLAERDGEPIAFCISLPDVNKILARMNGRLFPTGLFRLMFGVKKLTALRTITLGTRKAYQKRGIESVFLVEIVRRTVAAGFRTSEMGWTLEDNHMINKPLEKMGGRLDKRYRIVQMPL